In Exiguobacterium acetylicum, the genomic stretch GGGCTTCAAAGCCACTTGTCAAACCACCTGTGATCGCTCCGTTCTCCGAGTCGATCCGATAATCGCGTGCTTTTAGCGCTGGATCAAATCGTAATTGAATCGTTGCGTTAGCACCTAAAACACCTTGGAGCTGCTCTTCAAGCAGAACGACTCGTTCAAAGTCCACTGGTGAAGCGTAGATAATGATCTTTTCACGATCTCGGAACTGAATGATCAACTGATGTAATAATTGGTATAATGCCTCTTCTTCTTCATCATGTAACTGCTCTAGAAACTGATGCGTCACCTGGAGTCCAAGAACGCACAACTCATGTTCCAATCGCATCAATCGCTCTTGATTTTGCTCTTCGATTCGTGCAATAAACGTATTCGTCGTTGCGATTTGCTCTTCGAACGTTGCTTGTCCTTCCGTACGTCCTGTTTCAAATCCAGCTTGGTATCCTTCTTCATATCCTCGTTGACGTGCTTCTTCTAATGCCTGAAGACGTTCGTGTTCAAACTCACGCTGACGATGTTCAAACTCTAAAACCATCGCCTGGCGAAGACGTTCTAGTTCAGCGTGACCTTCTGCCATCCGCTCTTCATAGAACGTATCTGGAACGATTGCCGGTTCTTCCTGAGCAGTTCGGACTTGCACGAGTGTTCGTTCCTGTCGTTCAATCACAGCTTGTCTTTTGATGACGTTAGACAACAATATCATCTCCTCCACCACGAGCCACGACGATCTCACCCATGTCTTCTAAGCGGCGGATGATTCCGACGATTCGACTTTGTGCTTCTTCGACGTCTCGGAGACGAACAGGACCCATGAATTCCATATCCTCTTTGAACGATTCGACCATCCGTTGTGACATGTTGCGGTAGACCATATCCTTGACGTCGTCTGACGAAACTTTGAGTGCCAACAGTAAATCTTCGTTCGATACTTCGCGGATGATACGCTGAATCGCCCGTGCATCGAGCGTGACGATATCTTCGAAGACGAACATCCGTTTTTTGATTTCTTCTGCGAGTTCTGGATCCTGAATCTCGAGCGTATCGAGAATCGTTCGTTCCGTCGTCCGGTCTACCCCGTTCAATACTTGAACGACTGCTTCGATACCGCCAGACTGTGCAAAATCTTGCATGCCTGCTTGTGACAGATTCCGTTCGAGAATTTGCTCTACTTCGCTAATGATCTCCGGGTTCATTCTGTCCATCGTCGCAATCCGCCGTGCTACATCGGATTGTGCTTCTGCCGGTAGCTCCGAGAGAATCTGTCCTGATTTAGCAGGATCAAGATGAGCAAGAACAAGTGCAATTGTTTGCGGATGTTCATTTTGAATGAAGTTCAATAGCTGTTTTGGGTCTGCCTTTCGTGCAAACTCAAACGGTCGGACTTGTAACGTCGACGTCAGGCGATAGATGAGTTCCATCGCCTTTTCTTCACCAAGCGCTTTCTCAAGAACCGATTTAGCAAACCCAATTCCACCTTGAGTAATATAGTTTTGCGCCATCGCTAATTCATGGAACTCATCAAGGACGACTAACTTATCTTCTGGATCAATACGTTTCATGCTCGAGATTTGTAGGGTTAACCATTCCATCTCTTCTTCCGATAAATGTTTATATACACTGGCCGCGACTTCAG encodes the following:
- a CDS encoding FliH/SctL family protein; amino-acid sequence: MILLSNVIKRQAVIERQERTLVQVRTAQEEPAIVPDTFYEERMAEGHAELERLRQAMVLEFEHRQREFEHERLQALEEARQRGYEEGYQAGFETGRTEGQATFEEQIATTNTFIARIEEQNQERLMRLEHELCVLGLQVTHQFLEQLHDEEEEALYQLLHQLIIQFRDREKIIIYASPVDFERVVLLEEQLQGVLGANATIQLRFDPALKARDYRIDSENGAITGGLTSGFEALQTKIKEALHHV
- the fliG gene encoding flagellar motor switch protein FliG, which produces MKKLEMNSREKAAVLMISLGPEVAASVYKHLSEEEMEWLTLQISSMKRIDPEDKLVVLDEFHELAMAQNYITQGGIGFAKSVLEKALGEEKAMELIYRLTSTLQVRPFEFARKADPKQLLNFIQNEHPQTIALVLAHLDPAKSGQILSELPAEAQSDVARRIATMDRMNPEIISEVEQILERNLSQAGMQDFAQSGGIEAVVQVLNGVDRTTERTILDTLEIQDPELAEEIKKRMFVFEDIVTLDARAIQRIIREVSNEDLLLALKVSSDDVKDMVYRNMSQRMVESFKEDMEFMGPVRLRDVEEAQSRIVGIIRRLEDMGEIVVARGGGDDIVV